In the Sorghum bicolor cultivar BTx623 chromosome 4, Sorghum_bicolor_NCBIv3, whole genome shotgun sequence genome, CCGAGCTACACCATATCTCTCCTCATACTTGCTAAACAATCTGGTCATCTTATCTTTCACATCACCATAGTAAACACCATATTAGGTACTAGTCTGTTTAGCAAGTAACTCAAGCACATTAAAAAAGCATTTCATCTTAGCTCTAGGATCTAGAATGAATGCATAAGAATATAGCAATGGAATGTCCCCCAATACTTAAGGAACTTAAGTTTCATAGGAGCTGCAATGCTTCTGAATCCAGGATCACGTTCAGCTTTATGCAAATGCTCAGCAAAGTCAAGGATATGATGCATCATAAGTGGAGCAGTGGAATAGTAAACACCAGACAAAGCAACAGTTGCATCATAAAACATCTCCAGGAATTTCATAATGTGGTCAGCAGCATACCAGTGCTGGGGAGTCAACGGTTGCTCACCATAGTTTGACTCAATCCACACAAAAAACACATCTTTAATGACAGCAAATGTTTAACCATCAAATAGGTGGAATTCCATCTAACATCCATATCCAATCCAAACTTTCTAGGTCTAACACCCTTAGCAATGCAATAGTTCTTAAACAATGCAATCCTTTAATTAGAGGAATTCAAATAGTTGATTGCTGTCCTAAAAGCATCAAGATAAGGACTGAACCTTTTTAAGCCAGACTTAACAATCAGATTAATAATATGGCATGCACAGCGCTGATGCACAAGCAAATACTTGACTTTGTGAGGATCATCCTTAGTAGGTGCAGGATAAGAGCCGAGGTAACCAGACAACATAGGTTacaagatatcaaaagccttagaaTTAGCAGAAGCATTATCAAGACTCACAGCAAGACCTTAtcaatcaaggccttgtttagttcccaaaaagttttgtaaaatttttcaaatttctcgtcacatcgaatctttagatgcatgcatggagtattaaatatagatgaaaataaaaactaattgcacagtttagtcgaaattgacgagacgaatcttttgagcctagttagttcatgattggacaatttttgtcaaatacaaacgaaagtgctacagtgtcgattttgtaaattttttggaactaaacaaagcccaaaCCAAACTCCTCAACCACAGGGCAAATTGTCCTTGCAGGGCTGATTGCTGAGGCCTCGATATCGATAGTAGTGGGGAGAAAAAACCAATCCAACGACTGGCGACATCACAGTCACCACGCACCCAAAATTCCAAAACGTTCAGGAAACCGCATCCGAACCCCAATCCTCCCAAATTCTCCATCGCCATGGCTCTCTCCTCCCTCTTCATCACCCTCCCCGTCCCCAAGGTCCCTTCCTCCAACTCCCGCCGCTTGCTCACCGCCCGGGcgtcctccgccgccgctcccGCCGCCTCTGCTTCCTTCGACCTGCGCCGCTACTGGACCTCTCTGATCGCCGATGTGGAGTCCGAACTCGACGCCGCGATGCCCATGCAGCCTCCGGAGAGCATCCACTCCGCCATGCGCTACGCGGTGCTCCCGGGCGCCGGCAAGGAGGGCGCCGCCAAGCGGGCGCCCCCCGTGCTGTGCGTCGCCGCGTGCGAGCTCCTCGGGGGCCCGCGCGCGGCCGCGCTCCCGGCCGCCGCGGCGCTGGAGATGCTCCACGCGGCGTCGCTCGTGCACGACGACCTGCCCTGCTTCGACGCAGCCCCGACGCGGCGCGGGCGCCCGTCCACGCACGCGGCGTACGGCACCGACATGGCCGTCCTCGCGGGGGACGCTCTCTTCCCGCTCGCCTACACCCACGTCATCTCCCACACCCCGTCCCCGGACCCGGTCCCGCACGCCGTCCTCCTGCGCGTCCTCGCGGAGCTCGCGCGCGCCGTCGGATCCACCGGCATGGCGGCCGGCCAGTTCCTCGATCTGGCCGGCGCCACCGCCCTTGGCGAGGCCGAGGTCATGCAGGTCCTGACGAAGAAGTTCGGCGAGATGGCCGAGTGCTCCGCCGCCTGCGGCGCCATGCTCGGTGGGGCAGGGCCCGACGAGGAGGCCGCGCTGCGGCGCTACGGCCGCACCATCGGCGTCCTGTACGAGCTCGTCGACGACGTCCGGAGCGCGTCGGGCAACGGAAAGATGAGGAGGAACGCCAGCGTCCTGCGCTCCCTGGGGATGGACCGCGCGCTGGGCATTGTGGAGGAGCTCAAGGCTCAGGCCAAGACAGAGGCTGACAGGTTCGGGGACAAGTATGGCGATCGGGTGCTGCCCTTGTACAGCTTCGTGGACTACGCGGTGGAGAGAGGGTTTGAGCTCCAGGGTGCAGCGGCAACTTCATAGAGTGGACGATTGCAGTTGCTACTGAACATTGGAGGCTTGGAGCTAGCGAGATGTATATGTTCCGGGAATTTGGTGAGAGCTTTATCTGGCATAGATGTAATCCCTCTTTTATCTAGATGTTCTGAAGCTCATAATTCTGGGGTTGGTTCATATGGACAGTTGTTATCCCTGCCCCAGCATTAGATTAGATGTTTAGAACTTGAAACTGGCTTTGATGTTTGTAGTAAGTTAATAAAACAAAATGGTAAATGAACGGAAGGTCTCACTTCAGGCTCATGCAACCACTCGGTTCTTCTGCTGTTTAAGTTTGGTGTTCGGATGAATTGATGTTCTGAAGATCCGATTCGTGATTCGGGGTTAGATCCAATTCGTAATGAACATAAGGTCTCACTTCAAGCGCATCCAACCACTCGGTGATGTTTAACTTTGGATGAACTCACCAGCGATGGTAGATCGTAGATAGATAGGTTGAGTTCTCAAGTTCACCATGATGAAACTGAAAACATCTGCTTCGTGTAAAATATTTTTCTCCAATCAGAAATGTGAGGTTCACCTTGCCAAACCTAATTTTCTGAATTCTGATTCTGCAAGAAGTGAAGTATACAAGGTATTTCGTCACAACTCAAAGCTAGAACAGAGCACTGCATTGCCAATTTGAATTCTGCAAGAAGTTCAGACTTTCGTACACAAGATATTTCGTCACAGCTCACAGATAGAACAGAGCACTacggcctggtttagttccggaaccgtagcactttcgtttttatttgacaaacattgtccaatcatagaataactagacttaaaagatttatctcgtaatttacagataaactgtgcgattagtttttattttcgtctatatttagtgttccacACATatggcgtaagattcgatatgatgaaaaaattttggtttttagggtgaactaaacaaggccgtattgCCAATTTGCCATGTCTTCACCACCCCGCAATGTGCACCTAGATAAAGCATCTTCGTTGTCGCTGTCGCATCCGGCATGCTCGTATCCATTCTGCTTTGCCGCCCGGCCGGGGCCGACGGCAGAGCATCTTCACAACGGTCAGCAGTGATGGCAACCGGGAATAAGCCAGGTTACATTCGCGTACACAATACCATGCCATCTTCAATTACTTCTCTTTCCAAGCCGTCATTTTCCATCAAATGTACAGAAAATTATCATCACGAAAGAGAGAGTACAGTAATTACAAGGTGCACAAGTGACGACTGCAGGCACAGCTAACAGCTCTCTCTACATGCTAATATGCTACTCTCTACCTCTATTTGCTTTACCAAGCACCTGCAGCTTAAACCACT is a window encoding:
- the LOC8076053 gene encoding heterodimeric geranylgeranyl pyrophosphate synthase small subunit, chloroplastic, which produces MALSSLFITLPVPKVPSSNSRRLLTARASSAAAPAASASFDLRRYWTSLIADVESELDAAMPMQPPESIHSAMRYAVLPGAGKEGAAKRAPPVLCVAACELLGGPRAAALPAAAALEMLHAASLVHDDLPCFDAAPTRRGRPSTHAAYGTDMAVLAGDALFPLAYTHVISHTPSPDPVPHAVLLRVLAELARAVGSTGMAAGQFLDLAGATALGEAEVMQVLTKKFGEMAECSAACGAMLGGAGPDEEAALRRYGRTIGVLYELVDDVRSASGNGKMRRNASVLRSLGMDRALGIVEELKAQAKTEADRFGDKYGDRVLPLYSFVDYAVERGFELQGAAATS